In the genome of Panicum virgatum chloroplast, complete genome, the window GGTTTAGGCTGCTCCCATTTCGCTCGCCGCTACTACGGGAATCGCTTTTGCTTTCTTTTCCTCTGGCTACTAAGATGTTTCAGTTCGCCAGGTTGTCTCTTGCCTGCTCATGGATTCAGCAGGCAGTTCAAAAGGTTGACCTATTTGGGAATCTCCGGATCTATGCTTATTTTCAACTCCCCGAAGCATTTCGTCGCTTGCTACGCCCTTCCTCGTCTCTGGGTGCCTAGGTATCCACCGCAAGCCTTTCCTCTTTTGAACCTCGCCATTAACGTTAAGGCTATGCCATCCTAAGGTGCTACTAAATGGAAGGATCTTATCAACGTCCATGAATGCGAAATCATAGATCGAACTGACGAATTGGCAAAATTGGTGCTATCACAGTATCCGCTAAGTTCACGGGCTGGAGATAAGCGGACTCGAACCGCTGACATCCGCCACAGGGTAAACCACCGCCTCTCAGGCCTCCCCGACGGGTTCTACCATAGAGGACAACGATAGGCAATAACTCCCCCCCGAACACAGCTTACAACTTTCATCGTACTGTGCTCTCCAAAGAGCAACTCTTCTCAAAATCTCAAAACAAAAGGTGCTGAGTTGGAATCCCATTCTAAGGATTCTTGTGGTTCCGGGGAATCCAGCTACAGGAGAACCAGGAACGGGGAGCTCTCCCCTTTTTCCGCCCGACTCTTTGATCTTAACTTAAGAATGCTGGTTTTAAGAACGAGTGATTGCCCTTCTCCGACCCTTACTGCCCAACCGGAGAGCGGACGGCTAATGTGTTCCACTTATTGAACAGGGTCTATGGTCGGTCCGTGACCCCTGGACGCCGAAGGCGTCCTTGGGGTGATCTCGTAGTTCCTACGGGGTGGAGACAATGGGGTCGGTCCATGGATTTTCCTTCCTTTTGCCACATTTCGCTCAAAGGGTTGAAGGGAGATAGTGCATCAAGCTATTCGCAAGGGCCAACTTGATCCTCTTCCCCAGGGATCCCAGATGAGGGAAGCCTAGGAGAGCCGCCGACTCCAACTATCGTCCATGTACGATCCATACTAGATCTGACCAACTGCCCATCCTACCTCCTCTACCTTTTTGACAGCCCATCTTTTTGTCTCAGTAGAGTCTTTCAGTGGCATGTTTCAGTCCTCTTCCCCATTACTTAGAAAAAGTGAGCCACCGGTTCAGGTACAAGATACTATCATTACCGCCTGGACAATTAGACAGCCAACCCGTAATCGCAACGACCCAATTGCAAGAGCGGAGCTCTACCAACTGAGCTATATCCCCCCCGAGCCAAGTGGAGTATGCATGAAAGAGTCAGATGCTTCTTCTATTCTTTTCCCTGGCGCAGCTGGGCCATCCTGGACTTGAACCAGAGACCTCGCCCGTGAAGTAAATCATCGCCCCTACGATCCAACCAATTGGGAGAGAATCAATAGACTCCTTTTCGGGAGCGATTCATCCTTCCCGAACGCAGCATACAACTCCCCGTTGTACTGCGCTCTTCAAGTGTGCTTCTTCCCCCTTCTCCCCCTTACCATGGCAAGTCCTTGGGAAATAACTCCGATGGGCAGAAAAAGGAAGGGGTTAAGAGACCCTCCTGGCCCAACCCTAGACACTCTAAGATCCTTTTTCAAACCTGCTCTGCTCCCATTTCGAGTCAAGAGATAGATAAATAGCCACATCCCATTGCACTGATCGGGGGCGCTCGTAGTGACTTAGGGGGTCGAAGACCAAGAAGTGGCTTATTTATACCAAGCATTCCTCTTATGGCTAGATCCAATCTCCTGGTCCCTGCAGAAAGGAAAAAGAATTTCACGTTCTTCCTTTCAGGAAGGGAGGATTAGGGAAGTCCTATTGATTACTGCTTTCTCCAGACCGCCGGGAAAAGCATGAAAAAAAGGCTCGAATGGTACGATCCCTCCGTCACCCCAGAATGAAAGGGGTGATCTCGTAGTTCTTGGTCTGTGAAGATGCGTTGTTAGGTGCTCCATTTTCCCATTGAGGACGAACCTCAACCTGTGCTCGAGAGATAGCTCTCCATACACTGATAAGGGATGTATGGATTCTCGAGAAGAGAGGAGCCGCGGTGGCCCCCCCCCGGACCGCCCGGATCCCACGAGTGAATAGAAAGTTAGATCTACATGGGATCTCACCTGAATCGCCCCATCTATCCTCCTGAGGAGAAGTTTGTTTGGTTTCAAACTCCGATTCAAACAGGAGGAGTACGCCATGCTAATGTGCCTTGGATGATCCACATCTTCGGGTCAGGCGCTGATGAGCACATTGAACTATCCATGTGGCTGAGAGCCCTCACAGCCCAGGCACAACGACGCAATTATCAGGGGCGCGCTCTACCACTGAGCTAATAGCCCGTCGCGCGGGCCTCCCAAAGGGAGGCCTGCTACGCCAAAAGCGAGAAAAACTCCATCCCTTTCCTTTTGACATCCCCATGCCGCCACACGGGGGGACATGGGGACGTCAAAAAGGGGATCCTATCACTATCAACTAATTTGTTCCGACCTAGGATAATAAGCTCATGAGCTTGGTCTTACTTCACCCTAAACGAAAGAAGACTTCCATATCCAAGTTTAGTTCAGACGTAGCTGCCTTCTTTTTGGGCGTGAAGCAATGTCAAACCAAAATACCCAATAAGCATAAGCATTAGCTCTCCCTGAAAAGGAGGTGATCCAGCCGCACCTTCCAGTACGGCTACCTTGTTACGACTTCACTCCAGTCGCAAGCCTAGCCTTAGGCATCCCCCTCCTTACGGTTAAGGGTAATGACTTCAAACCCGGCCAGCTCCTATAGTGTGACGGGCGGTGTGTACAAGGCCCGGGAACGGATTCACCGCCGTATGGCTGACCGGCGATTACTAGCGATTCCTGCTTCATGCAGGCGAGTTGCAGCCTGCAATCCGAACTGAGGACGGGTTTTTGGAGTTAGCTCACCCTCGCGAGATCGCGACCCTTTGTCCCGCCCATTGTAGCACGTGTGTCGCCCAGGGCATAAGGGGCATGATGACTTGGCCTCATCCTCTCCTTCCTCCGGCTTAACACCGGCGGTCTGTTCAGGGTTCCAAACTTATAGTGGCAACTAAACACGAGGGTTGCGCTCGTTGCGAGACTTAACCCAACACCTTACGGCACGAGCTGACGACAGCCATGCACCACCTGTGTCCGCGTTCCCGAGGGCACCCCTCTCTTTCAAGAGGATTCGCGGCATGTCAAGCCCTGGTAAGGTTCTTCGCTTTGCATCGAATTAAACCACATGCTCCACCGCTTGTGCGGGCCCCCGTCAATTCCTTTGAGTTTCATTCTTGCGAACGTACTCCCCAGGCGGGATACTTAACGCGTTAGCTACAGCACTGCACGGGTCGAGTCGCACAGCACCTAGTATCCATCGTTTACGGCTAGGACTACTGGGGTCTCTAATCCCATTTGCTCCCCTAGCTTTCGTCTCTCAGTGTCAGTGTCGGCCCAGCAGAGTGCTTTCGCCGTTGGTGTTCTTTCCGATCTCAATGCATTTCACCGCTCCACCGGAAATTCCCTCTGCCCCTACCGTACTCCAGCTTGGTAGTTTCCACCGCCTGTCCAGGGTTGAGCCCTGGGATTTGACGGCGGACTTGAAAAGCCACCTACAGACGCTTTACGCCCAATCATTCCGGATAACGCTTGCATCCTCTGTCTTACCGCGGCTGCTGGCACAGAGTTAGCCGATGCTTATTCCTCAGATACCGTCATTGTTTCTTCTCCGAGAAAAGAAGTTGACGACCCGTAGGCCTTCCACCTCCACGCGGCATTGCTCCGTCAGGCTTTCGCCCATTGCGGAAAATTCCCCACTGCTGCCTCCCGTAGGAGTCTGGGCCGTGTCTCAGTCCCAGTGTGGCTGATCATCCTCTCGGACCAGCTACTGATCATCGCCTTGGTAAGCTATTGCCTCACCAACTAGCTAATCAGACGCGAGCCCCTCCTTGGGCGGATTTCTCCTTTTGCTCCTCAGCCTACGGGGTATTAGCAACCGTTTCCAGTTGTTGTTCCCCTCCCAAGGGCAGGTTCTTACGCGTTACTCACCCGTTCGCCACTGGAAACACCACTTCCCGTTCGACTTGCATGTGTTAAGCATGCCGCCAGCGTTCATCCTGAGCCAGGATCGAACTCTCCATGAGATTCATAGTTGCATTACTTATAGCTTCCTTATTCGTAGACAAAGCGGATTCGGAATTGTCTTTCCTTCCAAGGATAACTTGTATCCATGCGCTTCAGATTATTAGCCTGGAGTTCGCCACCAGCAGTATAGCCAACCCTACCCTATCACGTCAATCCCACAAGCCTCTTATCCATTCCCGTTCGATCGCGGTGGGGGAGTAAGTCAAAATAGAAAAAACTCACATTAGGTTTAGGGATAATCAGGCTCGAACTGATGACTTCCACCACGTCAAGGTGACACTCTACCGCTGAGTTATATCCCTTCCCCGTCCCATCGAGAAAGAGAATTAACGAATCCTAAGGCAAAGGGGCGAGAAACTCAAGGCCACTCTTCCTCCGGGCTTTCTTTCCGCACTATTATGGACAGTCAAATAATGGGAAAAATTGGATTCAATTGTCAACCGGTCCTATCGAAAATAGGATTGACTATGGATTCGAGCCATAGCACATGGTTTCTAAAATCTGTACGATTTTCCCGATCTAAATCGAGCGGGTTTCCATGAAGAAGATCTTGTTCAGCATGTTCTATTCGATACTGGTCGGAGAAGAACCCGACTCGGTATTCTTAAAAAAAGAGGGGAAGCAGAACCAAGTCAAGATGATATGGGTCGCCCCTTCTTCTTGCGCCAAAGATCTTACCATTTCCGAAGGAACTGGGGCTACATTTCTTTTCAATTTCCATTCAAGAGTTTCTATCTGTTTCCACGCCCTTTTTTTGAGACCTCGAAACATGAAATGGACAAATTCCTTCTCTTAGGAACACATACAAGAAAAAGGATAATGGTAGCCCTCCCATTAACTACTTCATTTTCATTTATGAATTTCATAGTAATAGAAATCCATGTCCTACCGAGACAGAATTTCGAACTTGCTATCCTCTTGCCTAATAGGCAAAGATTGACCTCTGTAGAAAGACTGATTCATTCGGATCGATATGAGGACCCAACTCCGTTGCATTGCCAGAATCCATGTTCCATATTTGAAGCGGGTTGACCTCTGTGCTTCTCTCATGGTACAATCCTCTTCCTGCGGAGCCCCCTTTCTCCTCGGTCCACAGAGAAAAAATGTAGAACTGGTGCCGACAGTTCATCACGGAAGAAAGAACTCACAGAGCCGGGATCGCTAACTAATAGAATAGTACTACTAACTAATACTAATATATAGAAATAGATATCTAGAAATAGAAACGAACTAATATATAGATAATCGAAATTGAAAAGAACTGTCTTTTCTGTATACTTTCCCCGTTCTATTGCTACTGCGGGTCTTATGCAATCGATCGGATCATATAGATATCCCTTCAAGACAACATAGGTCATCGAAAGGATCTCGGACGACTCACCAAAGCACGAAAGCCAGTTAGAAAATGGATTCCTATTTGAAGAGTGCCTAACCGCATGGATAAGCTCACATTAACCCGTCAATTTTGGATCCAATTCGGGATTTTTCTTGGGAAGTTTCGGGAAGAAATTGGAATAATATCGATTCATACAGAGGAAAAAGTTCTCTATTGATGCAAACGCTGTACCTAGAGGATAGGGATAGAGGAAGAGGGAAAAATCGAAATGAAATAAATAAAGAATAAAGCCAAAAAAATAAGTCGAAGATAGAAGAGCCCAGATTCAAAATGAAGAAATCTCGAAAAGGATCCTTCTGATTCTCAAAGAATGAGAGGGGATTGATACCGAGAAAGATTTCTTCTTATTATAAGACGTGATTTGATCCGCATATGTTTGGTAAAAGAACAATCTTCTCCTTTAATCATAAATGGAAAGTGTTCAATTAGAACATGAAAACGTGACTCAATTGGTCTTAGTTAGTCTTCGGGACGGAGTGGAAGAAGGGCGGAGACTCTCGAACGAGGAAAAGGATCCCTTCGAAATAATTGAACGAGGAGCCGTATGAGGTGAAAATCTCATGTACGGTTCTGTAGAGGGACAGTAAGGATGACTTATCTGTCGACTTTTCCACTATCAACCCCAAAAAACCCAACTCTGCCTTACGTAAAGTTGCCAGAGTACGATTAACCTCTGGATTTGAAATCACTGCTTATATACCTGGTATTGGCCATAATTTACAAGAACATTCTGTAGTATTAGTAAGAGGAGGAAGGGTTAAGGATTTACCCGGTGTGAGATATCGCATTATTCGAGGAACCCTAGATGCTGTCGCAGTAAAGAATCGTCAACAAGGGCGTTCTAGTGCGTTGTAGATTCTTATCCAAGACTTGTATCATTTGATGATGCCATGTGAATCGCTAGAAACATGTGAAGTGTATGGCTAACCCAATAACGAAAGTTTCATAAGGGGACTGGAGCAGGCTACCATGAGACAAAAGATCTTCTTTCTAAAGAGATTCGATTCGGAACTCTTATATGTCCAAGGTCAATATGGAAATTCTTTCAGAGGTTTTCCCTTACTTTGTCCGTGTCAACAAACAATTCGAAATACCTCGACTTTTTCAGAACAGGTCCGAGTCAAATAGCAATGATTCGAAGCACTTCTTTTTCCATTACACTATTTCGGAAACCTAAGGACTCGATCGTATGGATATGGAAAATACAGGATTTCCGATCCTAGCGGGAAAAGGAGGGAAACGGATACTCAATTTAAAGTGAGTAAACAGAATTCCATACTCGATCTCATAGATCCCTATAGAATTCTGTGGAAAGCCGTATTCGATGAAAGTTGTATGTACGGCTTGGAGGGAGATCTTTCCTATCTTTCGAGATCCACCCTACAATATGGGGTCAAAAAGCCAAAAAAATAAGTGATTCGTTTTTAGCCCTTATAA includes:
- the rps12 gene encoding ribosomal protein S12 produces the protein MPTVKQLIRNARQPIRNARKSAALKGCPQRRGTCARVYTINPKKPNSALRKVARVRLTSGFEITAYIPGIGHNLQEHSVVLVRGGRVKDLPGVRYRIIRGTLDAVAVKNRQQGRSKYGVKKPKK
- the ycf68 gene encoding hypothetical chloroplast RF68, whose amino-acid sequence is MAYSSCLNRSLKPNKLLLRRIDGAIQVRSHVDLTFYSLVGSGRSGGGPPRLLSSRESIHPLSVYGELSLEHRLRFVLNGKMEHLTTHLHRPRTTRSPLSFWGDGGIVPFEPFFHAFPGGLEKAVINRTSLILPS